CGGGTGGTGCTGAAGGAGCGGCGGCGGGGCAGGGTGGCCCGGCGGGGTTGACAGGGTGTCAGGATAGTGTAGAATGGTTCGTCTGGCAGCGTGAAAGTTGTTGCCCCCAGATCTTTAACAATTTGTTTAGATAACTTGTGTGGGTGCTCCGATGTCCCTGGCGTGGTTCCAGAGACAGCGACGAGCATCTTCGAGAGAGGAGCTTTGTCGAGCAAGGAATAGGTTACCTTCGGGTAACTGACGGAAATGAACTGAAGAGTTTGATCCTGGCTCAGATTGAACGCTGGCGGCATGCCTAACACATGCAAGTCGAACGCGAAAGCCCTTTGGGGTGAGTAGAGTGGCGGACGGGTGAGTAATGTGTGGGAATCTGCCTTGCAGTGGGGGACAACCCGGGGAAACTCGGGCTAATACCGCATACGTCCTACGGGGGAAAGGGGGCCTCACGGCTCTCGCTGCAAGATGAGCCCACATCCGATTAGCTAGTTGGCAGGGTAAAGGCCTACCAAGGCGACGATCGGTAGCTGGTCTGAGAGGATGACCAGCCACACTGGGACTGAGACACGGCCCAGACTCCTACGGGAGGCAGCAGTGGGGAATATTGGACAATGGGCGCAAGCCTGATCCAGCAATGCCGCGTGTGTGAAGAAGGCCTGCGGGTTGTAAAGCACTTTCAGTGGGGAAGAACGCCTTGTGGTTAATACCCATGAGGGTTGACGTTACCCACAGAAGAAGCACCGGCTAACTCCGTGCCAGCAGCCGCGGTAATACGGAGGGTGCAAGCGTTAATCGGAATTACTGGGCGTAAAGCGTACGTAGGCGGCACGATCAGTCAGATGTGAAAGCCCCGGGCTCAACCTGGGAACTGCATTTGATACTGTCGCGCTCGAGTCTGAGAGAGGGGGGTGGAATTCCAGGTGTAGCGGTGAAATGCGTAGATATCTGGAGGAACACCAGTGGCGAAGGCGGCCCCCTGGCTCAAGACTGACGCTGAGGTACGAAAGCGTGGGGAGCAAACAGGATTAGATACCCTGGTAGTCCACGCTGTAAACGATGTCGACTAGCCGTTGGGTCCATTTAAGGGCTTAGTGGCGCAGCTAACGCGATAAGTCGACCGCCTGGGGAGTACGGCCGCAAGGTTAAAACTCAAAGGAATTGACGGGGGCCCGCACAAGCGGTGGAGCATGTGGTTTAATTCGATGCAACGCGAAGAACCTTACCAGCCCTTGACATCCCTGGAATCCTGCCGAGAGGTGGGAGTGCCTTCGGGAGCCAGGAGACAGGTGCTGCATGGCTGTCGTCAGCTCGTGTCGTGAGATGTTGGGTTAAGTCCCGTAACGAGCGCAACCCTTGCCCTTAGTTGCCAGCACGTCATGGTGGGAACTCTAAGGGGACTGCCGGTGATAAACCGGAGGAAGGTGGGGACGACGTCAAGTCATCATGGCCCTTATGGGCTGGGCTACACACGTGCTACAATGGTCGGTACAGAGGGTCGCAAACCCGCGAGGGGGAGCCAATCTCACAAAACCGGTCGTAGTCCGGATCGCAGTCTGCAACTCGACTGCGTGAAGTCGGAATCGCTAGTAATCGCGAATCAGCATGTCGCGGTGAATACGTTCCCGGGCCTTGTACACACCGCCCGTCACACCATGGGAGTTGGTTGCACCAGAAGTAGGTAGCTTAACCTTCGGGAGGGCGCTTACCACGGTGTGGTCAATGACTGGGGTGAAGTCGTAACAAGGTAGCCGTAGGGGAACCTGCGGCTGGATCACCTCCTTACACCGATGGACCCGTGAGGGCGTCGGAGTTCCCACACAAGTTATCTAAATAAAGGGTCTGCGGACCCGTGCACCCGTCTTGGGTCTGTAGCTCAGTTGGTTAGAGCGCACCCCTGATAAGGGTGAGGTCGCTGGTTCAACTCCAGCCAGACCCACCAAGTCACGGGGGCCATAGCTCAGCTGGGAGAGCGCCTGCTTTGCACGCAGGAGGTCGGGAGTTCGATCCTCCCTGGCTCCACCATGAGTGTCAAACGCTGACGATCGGGATGCCGGTCGTGAGCGTTTCGCATTGTGCGAGCGCAGTTCTTTAACAATTTGGTGTGATCGTAGAAGGCCCTGGCCGTGTGTGATGCATGGTCAGGAGCGTTGCGAATGTCAGCCCATGATCCCAAAGTATTTGGGGTTATATGGTCAAGTGAACAAGCGCAGACGGTGGATGCCTAGGCGGTAGGAGGCGATGAAGGACGTAGTAGCCTGCGAAAAGCTTCGGGGAGCTGGCAAACAAGCTTTGATCCGGAGATCTCCGAATGGGGAAACCCACCTGCCCATGGCAGGTATCGTGAACTGAATACATAGGTTTACGAAGCGAACCCGGGGAACTGAAACATCTAAGTACCCGGAGGAAAAGAAATCAACCGAGATTCCCTAAGTAGCGGCGAGCGAACGGGGATTAGCCCTTAAGCATGTGTTGGGTTAGTGGAACAGTCTGGAAAGTCTGGCGGTACCGGGTGATAGCCCCGTACACGAAAACCCAACAGGTGTGAAATCGAGTAAGGCGGGACACGTGATATCCTGTCTGAACATGGGGGGACCATCCTCCAAGGCTAAATACTCCCTACCGACCGATAGTGAACCAGTACCGTGAGGGAAAGGCGAAAAGAACCCCGTTGAGGGGAGTGAAATAGAACCTGAAACCGTCTGCGTACAAGCAGTGGGAGCCCCTTTGGGGGTGACTGCGTACCTTTTGTATAATGGGTCAGCGACTTACTTCTCAGTGGCAAGCTTAACCGACTAGGGGAGGCGTAGCGAAAGCGAGTCTTAAATGGGCGTTTTAGTCGCTGGGAGTAGACCCGAAACCGGGCGATCTACCCATGGCCAGGATGAAGGTGCGGTAACACGCGCTGGAGGTCCGAACCGGGATCTGTTGAAAAAGATTCGGATGAGCTGTGGGTCGGAGTGAAAGGCTAATCAAGCTCGGAGATAGCTGGTTCTCCTCGAAAGCTATTTAGGTAGCGCCTCGTGTCTCACTCTTGGGGGTAGAGCACTGTTTCGGCTAGGGGGCCATCCCGGCTTACCAAACCGATGCAAACTCCGAATACCGAGAAGTGCAATCACGGGAGACAGACGGCGGGTGCTAACGTCCGTCGTCAAAAGGGCAACAACCCAGACCGCCAGCTAAGGTCCCTAAATCATGGCTCAGTGGGAAACGATGTGGGAAGGCCCAGACAGCCAGGAGGTTGGCTTAGAAGCAGCCACCCTTTAAAGAAAGCGTAATAGCTCACTGGTCAAGTCGGCCTGCGCGGAAGATGTAACGGGGCTTAAGCCATGTACCGAAGCTGCGGATGCCTGTAAAGGCATGGTAGGGGAGCGTTCCGTAAGCCTGCGAAGGTGGATTGTAAAGTCTGCTGGAGGTATCGGAAGTGCGAATGCTGACATAAGTAACGACAACGGGGGTGAGAAACCCCCGCGCCGAAAGCCCAAGGTTTCCTGCGCAACGTTAATCGGCGCAGGGTGAGTCGGCCCCTAAGGCGAGGCTGAAAAGCGTAGTCGATGGGAAGCAGGTTAATATTCCTGCACCGTGCATGACTGCGATGGGGGGACGGAGAAGGCTAGGTCAGCCGGCTGATGGTTGCCGGTTTAAGCATGTAGGCAGTCACCTTAGGCAAATCCGGGGTGGCAATGCTGAGATGTGATGACGAGCCCCCACGGGGGCGAAGTGATTGATGCCCTGCTTCCAGGAAAAGCCTCTAAGCTTCAGGTCATGTGTGACCGTACCCCAAACCGACACAGGTGGGCAGGGTGAGAATCCCCAGGCGCTTGAGAGAACTCTGGTGAAGGAACTAGGCAAAATAGTACCGTAACTTCGGGAGAAGGTACGCCCCTGGTAGGTGAGGCTCCTTGCGGGCTGAGCTGACGGGGGTTGCAGTGACCAGGCCGCTGCGACTGTTTATTAAAAACACAGCACTCTGCAAACTCGCAAGAGGACGTATAGGGTGTGACGCCTGCCCGGTGCCGGAAGGTTAAGTGATGGGGTCAGCCGCAAGGTGAAGCTCTTGATCGAAGCCCCGGTAAACGGCGGCCGTAACTATAACGGTCCTAAGGTAGCGAAATTCCTTGTCGGGTAAGTTCCGACCTGCACGAATGGCGTAACGATGGCGGCACTGTCTCCACCAGAGACTCAGTGAAATTGAAATCTCGGTCAAGATGCCGAGTACCCGCGGCTAGACGGAAAGACCCCGTGAACCTTTACTATAGCTTTGCACTGGACTTTGAACCTACTTGTGTAGGATAGGTGGGAGGCTGTGAAGCGGCGACGCCAGTTGTCGTGGAGCCATCCTTGAAATACCACCCTGGTATGTTCGGAGTTCTAACCTCGACCCGTGATCCGGGTCAGGGACAGTGCATGGTGGGTAGTTTGACTGGGGCGGTCTCCTCCTAAAGTGTAACGGAGGAGCACGAAGGTACCCTCAGCGCGGTCGGAAATCGCGCGATGAGTGCAAAGGCATAAGGGTGCTTGACTGCGAGACAGACAAGTCGAGCAGGTACGAAAGTAGGTCTTAGTGATCCGGTGGTTCTGTATGGAAGGGCCATCGCTCAACGGATAAAAGGTACTCCGGGGATAACAGGCTGATACCGCCCAAGAGTTCATATCGACGGCGGTGTTTGGCACCTCGATGTCGGCTCATCACATCCTGGGGCTGAAGTCGGTCCCAAGGGTATGGCTGTTCGCCATTTAAAGTGGTACGCGAGCTGGGTTTAGAACGTCGTGAGACAGTTCGGTCCCTATCTGCCGTGGGCGTTGGAGACTTGAGGGAAGCTGCTCCTAGTACGAGAGGACCGGAGTGGACGTACCCCTGGTGTTCCGGTTGTCACGCCAGTGGCATTGCCGGGTAGCTATGTACGGACGGGATAACCGCTGAAAGCATCTAAGCGGGAAGCCCCTCCCAAGATGAGGTCTCCCTGGACCCTTGAGGTCCCTGAAGGTCCGTCGAAGACCACGACGTTGATAGGCGGGGTGTGGAAGCGCGGTAACGCGTGGAGCTAACCCGTACTAATTGACCGTGCGGCTTGACCATATAACACCCAAGTGCTTTGGGTGACAGCGCAACGCGCCATTTACGATCACACGAAATTGGGTCATGCCGCCGGCGGCGGGGTGACTGACGTTTTTCCTGGCGGCCATAGAGCACTGGAACCACCTGATCCCATCCCGAACTCAGAAGTGAAACGGTGTATCGCCGATGATAGTGTGGGGTCTCCCCATGCGAAAGTAGGTCACCGCTAGGGCCTTTTCCTGACAACCCCCGCGCCTCACGGCCCGGGGGTTTTCTTTTGGCGGCGCCGCAGCGCGCGCGGTTGCACGGGTTGCAAGGGCGGCGGTTCACCAATACCTTAGACCAGTCGATCGGGGAATGCTGGTCGCGTTACCTACACTTTTATGTTACATGCCGACCCGCTATCCTCCTCATGACCTCAGCTCTCGACGTTGCTCATCTCGTCAAGACCTATAAGGGCGGGCTACAGGCCCTGAACGGCGTTGACTTGACGGTTGCGGAGGGCGATTTTTTCGCGCTCTTGGGTCCTAATGGCGCGGGCAAGTCGACCTTGATCGGCATCATTGCCTCGCTGGTGAACAAGACGACCGGTACCGTGCGGGTTTTCGATCATGACCTGGACCTTGACCCGGAAGGCGTGAAGGCCTGCATCGGGCTGGTTCCCCAGGAGTTTAACTTCAATCTGTTCCTGCCGGCGGTTGAGGTGGTCGTGAATCAGGCCGGCTATTACGGAATCCCCCGGCACGAGGCGCGGGTGCGGGCCGAGCGCTATCTGCGGGAACTGGACCTTTGGGATCGCCGCGACACCGAGATGCGCCGCCTCTCGGGCGGCATGAAGCGGCGGCTGATGATCGCCCGTGCCCTCGTTCACGAGCCGCGCCTGCTGATCCTGGACGAGCCGACCGCCGGGGTCGATATCGAGATCCGCCGCTCCATGTGGGCCTTCCTGAAGGACTTGAATGCCCAAGGTACGACCATCATTCTCACTACCCATTACCTGGAAGAGGCGGAGAGCCTGTGCCGCACGATCGCCATCATCAATCACGGCGAAATCACTGAACGCTCCACCATCGCGGCCCTGCTCGCGCGCTTGCGCACCGAGACCTTTGTGCTCAACCTGAAGGGGCGGGTGGCGGAATTGCCGCAATTGGGCGGATTCGTGCTCAACCATGTAGATGACTGCACCCTGGAGGTTGAGATGGACCGCGAACACACCATCAATGGTCTGTTCGATGCGCTGTCGCGCAACGGCATTGAGGTCATCAGCCTGCGCAACAAGCAAAATCGCCTGGAGCGGCTGTTTCTGGACATGGTGGGGCGCGCGCGGACGGAGCGGGGGTTACTGCCGTGAGGCGGGATGCGCGGGCCTGGCGGCGCTATTGGGTGACCTTTGAGACCATCGTCTCCAAGGAGATTCTCCGCTTTACGCGGATCTGGGTGCAGACGGTCTTGCCCTCGGTGATCACCACGACCCTCTACTTCGTGATCTTCGGTCAACTCATCGGTGGCCGGATCGGCCCCATGGACGGCTTGGCATACCTCGATTTCATCGTTCCGGGGCTGGTGTTGATGGCAGTGATCACCAATTCCTATTCCAATGTCGTGTCCTCCTTTTACAGCAGCAAGTTTTCCCGCTACGTGGAGGAACTGCTGGTCTCGCCGGCACCGAACTGGGTGATCCTGGCCGGTTACGTGGCCGGTGGTGTGGTGCGCGGTCTCACCGTGGGGGCGGTGGTGATGTTGGTTGCCGCACTGTTTACGCAGGTCCAGGTCTACAGTCCGGCCATTACAGTTCTGGTGCTGCTCATGACCGCGGTCCTGTTCGCCCTGGGCGGTTTCATCAATGCGGTTTTCGCCAACAGCTTCGATGATATCTCGATCATCCCCACCTTTGTCCTGACGCCCCTGACTTACCTGGGCGGTGTCTTCTACTCAATCGACTTGCTGCCGCAGTTTTGGCAGGGTATGTCATTGGCGAATCCGGTCCTGTATATGGTCAATGGTTTCCGCTACGGTCTTCATGGGGTCAGTGACATCCCTCTCGGAGTGGCTTTTGGGATTATCCTCGCGTTCATCCTGTTCTTCGCCCTGTTTGCCCTGGAGTTGCTGCGTCGCGGGGTGGGCGTC
The DNA window shown above is from Candidatus Thiodictyon syntrophicum and carries:
- a CDS encoding ABC transporter ATP-binding protein yields the protein MTSALDVAHLVKTYKGGLQALNGVDLTVAEGDFFALLGPNGAGKSTLIGIIASLVNKTTGTVRVFDHDLDLDPEGVKACIGLVPQEFNFNLFLPAVEVVVNQAGYYGIPRHEARVRAERYLRELDLWDRRDTEMRRLSGGMKRRLMIARALVHEPRLLILDEPTAGVDIEIRRSMWAFLKDLNAQGTTIILTTHYLEEAESLCRTIAIINHGEITERSTIAALLARLRTETFVLNLKGRVAELPQLGGFVLNHVDDCTLEVEMDREHTINGLFDALSRNGIEVISLRNKQNRLERLFLDMVGRARTERGLLP
- a CDS encoding ABC transporter permease, whose translation is MTFETIVSKEILRFTRIWVQTVLPSVITTTLYFVIFGQLIGGRIGPMDGLAYLDFIVPGLVLMAVITNSYSNVVSSFYSSKFSRYVEELLVSPAPNWVILAGYVAGGVVRGLTVGAVVMLVAALFTQVQVYSPAITVLVLLMTAVLFALGGFINAVFANSFDDISIIPTFVLTPLTYLGGVFYSIDLLPQFWQGMSLANPVLYMVNGFRYGLHGVSDIPLGVAFGIILAFILFFALFALELLRRGVGVKS